In the Telopea speciosissima isolate NSW1024214 ecotype Mountain lineage chromosome 2, Tspe_v1, whole genome shotgun sequence genome, one interval contains:
- the LOC122649860 gene encoding uncharacterized protein LOC122649860, which yields MNSVCISSCVDDTRVPVRANYRNLYKWPESDAEFVRSVSSNSNGSSRNRGVGNGNPRVVDSISCRQMYLRSYTFSRKETVPEKTVKCFGGVKEKVAHRKQKKKKKKRKGGSRKKYAVMRKVKDGSCAALFRIFRKLLSCTTSIDVTDR from the coding sequence ATGAATTCGGTCTGCATATCAAGCTGCGTCGATGACACCCGTGTTCCTGTGCGGGCGAATTACAGGAATCTGTACAAGTGGCCAGAGTCAGATGCAGAGTTCGTGAGATCGGTGAGTTCTAACTCAAATGGGAGCAGCAGAAACAGGGGAGTAGGAAATGGAAATCCAAGAGTGGTGGATAGCATTTCCTGTAGGCAAATGTACCTAAGGAGTTATACCTTCTCCAGGAAAGAGACAGTTCCAGAGAAAACTGTAAAGTGTTTTGGGGGAGTGAAAGAGAAAGTGGCTCACaggaaacagaagaagaagaagaagaaaagaaagggaggaagtAGGAAGAAGTATGCTGTAATGAGGAAAGTGAAGGATGGGTCTTGTGCTGCACTCTTCAGGATTTTTCGCAAGCTACTGTCATGCACCACTAGCATCGATGTGACAGATCGTTGA